The Ananas comosus cultivar F153 unplaced genomic scaffold, ASM154086v1, whole genome shotgun sequence genome segment TGTCCTTATAATTGATTTTAATTGGCAACCTCTTGAGTAGGTTACTAATGTTTAAAAGTTAATCGTATCCTCCAAAATAAATGATTAGATTTAAATGAGCCGGCGTATTAAAGCATTTCTctataattcaaattattatgAAAAAAGGGTTACATATAAAAGATTACACCAAAGAAAGATGACGTTGCATATTTTGACAGTTACAATTACCCAGCAACCCCCGAACCCGCCAAGGAAGGCCCCAACCCTTTGAACCTCTTCATTTTCGTATCTgtctttctctcgctctctcgctCGCGCGCACACCTCCATCTTCGACCGCTTCTTTCTCCCAGGTAATCTCCGCGATCTCCTTCCCTCTATTCGCCATTTTCGTATACATATTTAACCTCTTCTTCTCTCTGGCTAATTCACTTTGTTTCCGAACTGGAGTTAGATCCGATTTGGAGGTATTTTTTTCCCACCTTTCTTCGTCGATTTAATTAGTGTGTATGCTTCTTTTTTCACTTGTCGATTTCAGGTCTGTTGCGTATTTGTCGGATCTGAACCTATTTCTTGTTTCAATTTTAGTTTGAATCTTTCTAAGGGACATGCTTAACAAGCGCTTTGGTTTTTCTGTTTCTTATTAATTTATGATGTTTTTAGTGGATTTTTCTTCGTACGATTAGTTCTTGATCTCTTTTTTATTGCTTGCTTTTCCTGGATCTGATTTGGAAATGTTAGGGAAAAAGTGTTAGATTTTTTATGCCCTAATTAATCTATGTGttggcctaaaattaaaaaccctagttttttttttttttgttttaatctttggtttaatttttttatcttttaattattgttatagttttttatttgtgttttctctctttgatttttgatttttgatgccCTAAAGTTCATATAATGTGTTTTAGAGATTGAGTGGCTAGCTTGCTTCTTGATGCCTAAAAATAACAACCCTAgcttgatttttgatttttgatttttgatgttgAAGAAACTGCAGAAGATTGCTCCTTTTCTGTAGGAAAGAACAgcagattattatttttctctttgatgTTTAATTTTCTCTAATGCAGCTGATAAATTTACGGCGCATTTGTGTTGGTTGGTTCTTTTCATCATCTAATTCCAATTTGTTGTCTCAGGGGCATAATGTCGAATTTTTGGCAGACTCTAACTGAAGGCTTCAATGGCATGCTGAAGGCTGGTAGGAGCATGACCACCAAAATGAGCATGACCACCGAAAGGAATGAAGAAGAGCTCCGCCGCATGCATGAAGAATGGATGGTGAAGTATGAGCAAACATACGCGAATGCTGAGGAGAAGGAGCGGCGCTTCGTGCTCTTCAAAGAGTCGGTGGAGAATTGCGACCGTTACAAAGAGCAGTACGAAGGGTGCAGATTTGCACCAGGTTGGCTCGCTGATAGGACTAAAGAGGAGTGGGATGCCATATTGCCCCCTATGAAACCTATGGACAACAGATGGGAGGAGGGAAAGATAGTCACTAGGAGGGGGGGGAGAATGACAGTCACTCGGAGGGATGTCTCCAAGCCGCCCAATTGTGGCGAAGGCTGCTATACTGGGAGGGATGTCGTCTCCGAGACATAAAAAGAGACGGCACACCCGTGGTGGCGTGGCTAGTGAGTTGATAGGTCAGGTTGCTAGAAGACATATATGCTAGAGTACTTTAGCATTTACTGATTTTAGTAGTAGTGTTGTAAAACTCTCTTAAGTAACATTCTGCTGTGAAACTCTTTTGAATCATCTATCTACATCATCTATCTACTATTGACCTGCTACTATCTAAAAACTGCCGAAACTTTG includes the following:
- the LOC109703821 gene encoding uncharacterized protein LOC109703821: MSNFWQTLTEGFNGMLKAGRSMTTKMSMTTERNEEELRRMHEEWMVKYEQTYANAEEKERRFVLFKESVENCDRYKEQYEGCRFAPGWLADRTKEEWDAILPPMKPMDNRWEEGKIVTRRGGRMTVTRRDVSKPPNCGEGCYTGRDVVSET